A part of Haladaptatus caseinilyticus genomic DNA contains:
- a CDS encoding LamB/YcsF family protein, which yields MVTIDINCDMGESFGNWKMGRDAEVMPYITSANIAGGYHAGDPHVMDDTVSLAAEHGVGIGVHPGLPDKMGFGRRKIDASPEEVRDYVTYQLGALQAFADRYGMTVRHVKPHGAMYSMLSESADHARAVMEGILDVDDDLIYLATDMNIYEVTQEFDDLRAVFEGYVDLTYRPDRSLIVEQQMEPKATDLVAQRFIDIALDGEVEAENGDVIDVPARSICIHGDGPNAVELLETIHEQVDEHDIRLAPLDEIA from the coding sequence ATGGTAACAATCGACATCAACTGCGACATGGGGGAGAGCTTCGGGAACTGGAAAATGGGACGAGACGCCGAAGTGATGCCGTACATTACCTCGGCCAACATTGCAGGAGGGTATCACGCTGGAGACCCCCACGTGATGGACGATACGGTTTCGCTGGCCGCCGAGCACGGCGTTGGAATCGGTGTTCACCCCGGGCTGCCTGATAAAATGGGGTTCGGGCGACGGAAGATAGACGCGAGTCCCGAGGAGGTTCGTGACTACGTCACCTATCAGTTGGGAGCACTCCAAGCGTTTGCCGACCGATACGGAATGACGGTTCGACACGTCAAACCGCATGGTGCAATGTACTCGATGCTTTCGGAGAGCGCTGACCACGCTCGGGCGGTGATGGAGGGGATTCTCGACGTTGACGACGACCTCATCTATCTCGCGACGGATATGAACATTTACGAGGTTACTCAGGAGTTCGACGACCTTCGCGCCGTCTTCGAGGGGTACGTTGATTTGACGTACCGACCGGATAGAAGCCTCATCGTCGAGCAACAGATGGAACCGAAAGCGACGGATCTCGTCGCACAGCGGTTCATCGATATCGCACTCGACGGTGAAGTAGAAGCCGAAAACGGGGACGTGATCGACGTTCCGGCACGGAGCATCTGTATCCACGGGGATGGCCCGAACGCCGTCGAACTGCTCGAAACCATTCACGAGCAGGTAGACGAGCACGACATTCGACTCGCACCATTGGACGAAATCGCGTAG
- a CDS encoding aspartate aminotransferase family protein, with protein MGSSPPIQDLHFADAPDVDRVPGPRSQELLEKQRQIDSSAVAYPKSVPIAIDAAKGATIRDVDGNTYLDFFAGIGVLNVGHSNPYVLEAVQEQTERVIHTIDFPTEARLDLIEALNEIAPGALPDHNRVVFGGPTGSDAIEATLKIAKYNTGNTGLIAFRGAYHGATSGALSLGGGRKYKRPYEPLLPDVSHVPYPYSFRQGISDDEARERVLSDVRELIEDPYSGIADPAGIWVEPIQGEGGVVTPPKGFLRGLKEITTENDIPLIVDEIQTGFGRTGQWFASDWEDVTPDIMPMAKAIGGIGLPLSATMYHEDLDTWEAGGHVGTYRGNVPAMRAGVRAIEYIRDHDLLAHAREMGTSIRKRFHDIADETPSIGDVRGRGLFVGVEFIDGNGMPNEPIVKSIQQHCYERGVLVWTAGRDGNVLRIIPPLVITEEQVETGMDIVMDAIETHA; from the coding sequence ATGGGTAGCAGTCCACCGATTCAGGATCTCCATTTTGCCGATGCGCCCGACGTCGATCGCGTCCCGGGACCGCGCTCGCAGGAACTCCTCGAAAAACAACGACAAATCGACAGCAGTGCTGTCGCATATCCGAAAAGCGTCCCGATCGCGATCGATGCAGCGAAAGGGGCAACGATACGGGACGTGGATGGAAACACGTATCTCGATTTTTTCGCCGGTATCGGCGTTCTGAACGTTGGACACTCGAATCCGTACGTCCTCGAAGCAGTACAGGAGCAGACCGAGCGGGTAATCCACACGATAGATTTCCCAACTGAGGCGAGACTCGACCTTATAGAAGCGCTGAACGAAATCGCACCCGGGGCGCTTCCGGACCACAATCGGGTCGTGTTCGGCGGGCCGACCGGAAGCGACGCTATCGAAGCAACGCTCAAGATAGCGAAGTATAACACGGGAAACACGGGCCTCATCGCCTTCCGTGGCGCGTACCACGGTGCGACGTCCGGTGCGCTCAGTCTCGGCGGGGGGCGAAAGTACAAGCGGCCGTATGAACCATTGCTTCCGGACGTGTCTCACGTTCCATATCCGTATTCGTTCCGACAGGGAATTTCAGATGACGAAGCACGTGAACGGGTGTTATCGGACGTTCGTGAACTCATCGAGGACCCCTACAGCGGTATCGCCGACCCTGCCGGGATTTGGGTAGAGCCGATTCAGGGAGAAGGGGGCGTCGTGACGCCCCCGAAAGGATTCCTTCGCGGGTTGAAAGAAATTACGACGGAGAACGATATTCCACTCATCGTCGACGAAATTCAGACTGGATTTGGACGAACTGGCCAGTGGTTTGCGAGCGATTGGGAAGACGTGACTCCCGACATCATGCCGATGGCGAAGGCTATCGGCGGTATCGGTCTCCCGCTTTCCGCGACCATGTACCATGAGGACCTCGACACGTGGGAGGCTGGCGGACACGTCGGAACCTACCGCGGCAACGTACCAGCGATGCGGGCGGGAGTCCGAGCAATCGAGTACATCCGTGACCATGATCTGCTTGCTCACGCCCGCGAAATGGGGACGTCCATCCGGAAGCGATTCCACGATATCGCGGATGAAACGCCCAGTATCGGGGACGTTCGCGGGAGAGGACTATTCGTCGGAGTCGAATTCATCGACGGAAACGGGATGCCAAACGAACCCATCGTGAAATCGATACAGCAACATTGCTACGAACGAGGCGTCTTGGTCTGGACTGCTGGACGGGATGGAAACGTTCTCCGGATAATCCCACCGCTCGTCATCACGGAAGAACAGGTCGAAACCGGGATGGACATCGTTATGGACGCCATCGAAACGCACGCGTAG
- a CDS encoding succinylglutamate desuccinylase/aspartoacylase family protein — MGEGSHTATRETLARLPSGTKIETMVHTYTGSTDGATVYLQAAQHGREVNGAEVLRRLHNQIADTDITGRVIAVPVANPLTFDHVSYVTPEQLDPVHPNMNRVWPGDKNGSIHERMAARLWEYAHQADAIIDLHTGSPDMFPHVVALEGHADSITLGRVFGTRLLLTEQAHAAAGEEWHRRSFGGKLRVAAVEEGIPSITPELAYSKQIIEDAVEIGVTGILNVLRHLDILEGTPVDTGPQTVARNHLGRIVASESGLFHSDPNITVGSFVESGTLLGTLYDPTTYEPLQTIRADRDGLLYALTQEATIITGEALANIAEPYESYE; from the coding sequence ATGGGGGAAGGGTCACACACGGCAACACGGGAAACACTCGCACGGTTGCCATCGGGTACGAAAATAGAGACGATGGTTCACACCTACACCGGTTCGACGGACGGGGCGACCGTTTATTTACAAGCCGCACAACACGGTCGGGAAGTGAACGGGGCGGAAGTCCTTCGCCGACTTCACAATCAAATCGCCGATACCGACATCACCGGACGTGTGATCGCAGTTCCCGTCGCAAACCCGCTAACGTTCGACCATGTGTCGTATGTCACGCCCGAACAACTGGATCCGGTTCATCCGAACATGAACCGGGTTTGGCCGGGTGATAAAAACGGAAGCATTCACGAGCGGATGGCCGCGCGGTTGTGGGAGTACGCCCATCAAGCGGATGCGATCATCGACCTCCACACGGGAAGTCCGGACATGTTTCCCCACGTGGTCGCACTGGAAGGGCACGCAGACTCCATCACGCTCGGCCGTGTCTTCGGTACGCGACTCCTATTGACGGAGCAAGCACACGCCGCAGCGGGTGAAGAGTGGCATCGGCGTAGTTTCGGCGGAAAACTTCGGGTAGCGGCGGTCGAAGAAGGGATTCCAAGCATTACCCCGGAGTTAGCCTACAGCAAGCAGATCATCGAAGACGCCGTCGAAATCGGTGTCACGGGCATTTTGAACGTGCTCCGCCACCTCGATATACTGGAAGGAACGCCGGTCGATACGGGACCACAAACGGTTGCTCGCAATCACTTGGGTCGAATCGTTGCATCCGAGTCCGGTCTCTTTCACTCGGACCCGAACATAACGGTCGGCTCGTTCGTCGAAAGCGGAACGTTGCTCGGAACGTTGTACGATCCGACAACGTACGAACCGCTCCAAACGATTCGAGCGGATCGGGATGGCCTCCTGTACGCACTCACACAGGAAGCAACGATAATAACCGGAGAAGCGCTCGCCAACATCGCGGAGCCGTACGAATCATATGAGTAA
- a CDS encoding ABC transporter permease family protein has translation MPSNGSDQRETAQLLGIAVVGCLSTLTLIDIAVASNAAVGLSDASSETLVVPQWLYLATGGAVIGASALLASVVTDRNFIRSVHEWRKPFSMELPLRQGAIYLARFIGVAGLAIVIYRGFVGPQVPTANAAVILVFAGVRAGLTMVVYLVGNVWPALNPWRTIAEVLPNLGRPYPTRLGRWPAVAGLLALVWLETVTPVNKEPALLATAICAYSVLTLIGALIYTPESWFSNADPLSVTFRFYGAVGPFRWIDGGITLRPHGFDLPKSGLVSRAADIAFIVALIWELTFSGFVTTTTGVEFVKAAVGTGVPPLVVYGLLFVGGYALFLGAFWLAARFARKTGETYLTPRTLAVRFAPPLLAIAAGYHLAHYFGFFVSLLPSFVTSVVTPFSPPANPLVLTLPGWFGGLTIAFILVGHILAVWLAHAEAYAAFPSRLQAIRSQYPFVLVMIAYTIISLWLISLQTATPAFVS, from the coding sequence ATGCCCTCCAACGGATCCGATCAGCGTGAGACCGCTCAGTTGCTTGGAATCGCCGTCGTCGGCTGTCTCTCCACCCTCACACTTATCGATATCGCAGTTGCAAGCAATGCGGCAGTGGGGCTTTCGGACGCTTCTAGCGAGACGCTCGTGGTTCCACAATGGCTGTATTTAGCGACGGGCGGCGCAGTAATCGGCGCTTCGGCCCTCCTTGCCAGTGTCGTCACCGACAGAAATTTCATCCGTTCAGTTCACGAGTGGCGGAAACCGTTCTCGATGGAGTTGCCGCTCCGGCAGGGAGCCATCTATCTCGCTCGATTTATCGGCGTTGCCGGACTCGCTATCGTCATCTATCGAGGGTTCGTCGGTCCGCAGGTTCCGACCGCGAACGCCGCCGTTATTCTCGTCTTCGCGGGCGTCCGCGCAGGGTTGACGATGGTCGTTTACCTGGTCGGGAACGTTTGGCCTGCCCTGAACCCATGGCGGACGATAGCCGAGGTGCTCCCAAACCTTGGTCGACCGTATCCCACCCGCCTCGGACGCTGGCCCGCGGTGGCCGGATTGCTTGCGCTCGTGTGGCTCGAAACCGTCACCCCTGTCAACAAGGAGCCGGCTCTGCTTGCGACTGCGATCTGTGCGTATTCAGTACTAACACTCATCGGCGCGCTCATCTACACACCGGAGTCGTGGTTTTCGAACGCCGACCCGTTGTCGGTCACGTTTCGATTTTACGGGGCCGTTGGACCGTTTCGGTGGATCGACGGCGGTATCACCCTTCGACCGCACGGGTTCGACCTTCCGAAATCGGGGTTAGTGTCCAGGGCAGCCGATATCGCGTTCATCGTCGCGCTGATTTGGGAACTCACGTTCAGTGGGTTCGTCACGACGACAACCGGCGTCGAATTCGTCAAGGCGGCCGTCGGGACGGGGGTCCCACCACTCGTCGTATACGGTCTGCTGTTCGTCGGTGGATACGCCCTCTTCCTCGGCGCGTTCTGGCTAGCGGCGCGGTTCGCCCGAAAAACCGGCGAAACCTACCTCACGCCGCGGACGCTCGCCGTTCGTTTCGCACCACCGTTGCTCGCGATCGCCGCGGGATACCACCTCGCGCACTACTTTGGGTTCTTCGTCTCCCTGCTTCCATCGTTCGTTACGTCGGTCGTCACGCCATTCTCGCCGCCGGCGAACCCGCTCGTATTGACTCTTCCGGGGTGGTTCGGCGGACTCACTATCGCGTTCATTTTGGTGGGACACATACTCGCCGTCTGGCTCGCGCATGCAGAAGCGTATGCGGCGTTCCCGAGCCGATTGCAGGCGATTCGAAGCCAGTATCCGTTCGTTCTCGTGATGATTGCATACACCATCATCAGTTTATGGCTCATCTCGCTACAGACAGCCACCCCAGCATTCGTGTCGTAA